The proteins below are encoded in one region of Paralysiella testudinis:
- the ilvN gene encoding acetolactate synthase small subunit, protein MRHILSILMENESGAMSRIVGLFSARDYNIDSLSVAATEDPTLSRMTIVTRGDADVLEQITKQLNKLIEVIKVIDLNDSRFVERELMLVKVRAVGKDRDEVLRLAEIYRGRVIDVTDKSYTVEVTGTSSKLDSFLETVGKTLILETVRTGAAGIGRGERMLRI, encoded by the coding sequence ATGAGACATATCTTATCCATCCTGATGGAAAACGAATCCGGTGCCATGAGCCGCATCGTTGGCCTGTTTTCCGCCCGCGACTACAACATCGACTCCCTCTCCGTGGCCGCCACAGAAGACCCCACCCTCTCGCGCATGACCATCGTCACCCGTGGCGATGCCGATGTGCTCGAGCAAATCACCAAACAGTTGAACAAACTGATTGAGGTGATTAAAGTGATTGATTTGAACGACAGCCGTTTTGTCGAGCGCGAGCTAATGCTGGTCAAAGTGCGCGCCGTGGGCAAAGACCGCGACGAAGTGCTGCGCCTGGCCGAAATCTACCGTGGTCGCGTGATTGACGTTACCGACAAAAGCTACACCGTAGAAGTCACCGGCACCAGCAGCAAGCTCGACTCCTTCCTCGAAACCGTGGGCAAAACCCTGATTCTGGAAACCGTGCGCACCGGCGCCGCCGGCATCGGCCGTGGCGAACGCATGTTGCGGATTTAA
- the ilvC gene encoding ketol-acid reductoisomerase — translation MQVYYDKDADLSLIKGKTVAIIGYGSQGHAHAANLKESGVNVIVGLRQNGASWKKAVAAGHDVREVAEAAKAADVVMILLPDENQPDVYKNDIEANLKQGAVLAFAHGFNVHYNQIVPRADLDVVMVAPKGPGHTVRSEYKKGGGVPTLIAVYQDQSGKARDIALSYAAANGGTKGGVIETNFREETETDLFGEQAVLCGGAVELVKCGFETLVEAGYAPEMAYFECLHELKLIVDLMYEGGIANMNYSISNNAEYGEYVTGPEVVTSATKDAMRNALKRIQTGEYAKMFILEGRTNYPAMTARRRINAEHPIEVVGKQLRDMMPWIAQNKLVDQDKN, via the coding sequence ATGCAAGTGTATTACGATAAAGACGCCGACCTCTCCCTGATTAAAGGCAAAACCGTGGCCATTATCGGCTACGGCTCTCAAGGCCACGCCCACGCCGCCAACCTGAAAGAATCCGGCGTTAACGTGATTGTGGGCTTGCGCCAAAACGGTGCCTCATGGAAAAAAGCCGTGGCCGCCGGCCACGACGTGCGCGAAGTGGCCGAAGCCGCCAAAGCCGCCGATGTGGTCATGATTTTGCTGCCCGACGAAAACCAGCCCGACGTCTACAAAAACGACATCGAAGCCAACCTCAAACAAGGCGCCGTATTGGCCTTTGCCCACGGCTTTAACGTGCACTACAACCAAATCGTACCCCGCGCCGACCTCGATGTAGTGATGGTTGCCCCCAAAGGCCCCGGCCACACCGTGCGCAGCGAATACAAAAAAGGCGGCGGCGTGCCCACCCTAATTGCCGTATACCAAGACCAATCCGGCAAAGCGCGCGACATCGCCCTGTCTTATGCCGCAGCCAACGGCGGCACCAAAGGCGGCGTGATTGAAACCAACTTCCGCGAAGAAACCGAAACCGACCTCTTCGGCGAACAAGCCGTATTGTGCGGCGGCGCGGTGGAATTGGTGAAATGCGGCTTTGAAACCCTGGTAGAAGCCGGCTATGCCCCCGAAATGGCCTACTTCGAGTGCCTGCATGAATTGAAACTGATTGTAGACCTCATGTACGAAGGCGGCATTGCCAACATGAACTACTCCATCTCAAATAATGCCGAATACGGCGAATACGTTACCGGCCCCGAAGTGGTTACCAGCGCCACCAAAGACGCCATGCGTAATGCCTTAAAGCGCATCCAAACCGGCGAATACGCCAAAATGTTTATCCTCGAAGGCCGCACCAACTACCCGGCCATGACCGCCCGCCGCCGCATCAACGCCGAACACCCGATTGAAGTGGTAGGCAAACAACTGCGCGACATGATGCCGTGGATTGCCCAAAACAAACTGGTGGATCAAGATAAGAACTGA
- a CDS encoding DUF4253 domain-containing protein, which translates to MSWLKKLFGKHNAIQSEHPSEEPLTFPFELIKVSGEDALSTLLQLRNSQERTPVVLGDKEDLIRIRECIEYDDEDPSKIISKGLSINIQEWLDTQIEEDPNYYHFEFSGVDIEEPPPTAPLTLASEILTGEPKSEVFIALIPTKNAWEVPAYLKIGGWNSCPSTEAHVAFFKYWYDRYGAVVTGIGPDTIEFSVENPPETPELAMLLAREQYVYCADIVYQGVQSVENLSLVLLRGCNWYFWWD; encoded by the coding sequence ATGAGCTGGCTCAAAAAACTGTTTGGCAAGCATAACGCCATACAATCAGAACACCCCTCAGAAGAACCACTCACGTTTCCATTTGAATTGATTAAAGTGTCTGGTGAAGATGCTCTATCAACACTTCTTCAGCTTAGGAACAGCCAAGAGCGTACACCGGTAGTATTGGGCGACAAAGAAGATCTTATTCGAATACGCGAGTGCATCGAATACGATGATGAAGACCCAAGCAAAATCATATCAAAAGGGCTTTCAATCAATATTCAAGAATGGCTAGATACCCAAATTGAAGAGGATCCGAATTATTACCATTTTGAATTTAGCGGGGTAGATATTGAAGAGCCACCGCCAACGGCACCGCTAACGCTTGCATCGGAAATTTTGACGGGTGAGCCCAAAAGCGAGGTTTTTATTGCTCTGATCCCCACCAAAAATGCTTGGGAAGTACCTGCATACTTAAAAATTGGCGGCTGGAACTCATGTCCCAGTACGGAAGCGCACGTTGCATTTTTCAAATACTGGTATGACCGGTACGGTGCAGTGGTCACGGGAATAGGCCCTGATACAATTGAGTTTTCCGTAGAAAATCCCCCGGAAACACCCGAACTTGCAATGCTGCTAGCGAGAGAACAATATGTATATTGTGCGGATATCGTTTATCAAGGGGTACAAAGCGTTGAAAATCTTTCTCTTGTTTTATTAAGAGGATGCAATTGGTACTTTTGGTGGGATTGA
- a CDS encoding DJ-1/PfpI family protein has product MQKAKILVYTSSATEIPLREGGTHQVGIFLGELVEPLEPLIEAGHSVTFFSPNGKGCVIDKASYKLSNWGLSKSKMEHAKHYFETKLQELGIGTPGKISDLLNDKAELCTYDTVFIPGGHAPMTDILHSNWLQSNAYNPETGELLLHFHNSNKTTAAICHGSAALAAAPEVNGKWIYSGYDMTCVSMAAERLTEDIPFCNIGGHMPDYPVHILEKLGAKVHTKMLGLSNVVECNELITGQDPYSAKELGEKLLAKIEHQLKHQQA; this is encoded by the coding sequence ATGCAAAAAGCTAAAATATTGGTCTACACATCATCTGCAACCGAAATCCCGCTCAGAGAAGGGGGCACGCACCAAGTCGGTATTTTTTTAGGAGAGCTTGTTGAGCCGCTGGAGCCGTTAATTGAGGCCGGGCATTCGGTTACTTTTTTCAGCCCGAATGGAAAAGGCTGTGTTATCGACAAAGCATCTTACAAACTGAGTAATTGGGGCCTCTCAAAGAGCAAGATGGAGCACGCCAAACATTACTTTGAAACCAAGCTTCAAGAATTGGGAATCGGCACGCCCGGCAAGATATCTGATTTGCTAAACGACAAAGCCGAACTCTGCACCTATGACACCGTGTTCATTCCGGGGGGCCATGCGCCCATGACGGATATACTGCATAGCAACTGGCTTCAAAGCAATGCATACAATCCCGAGACAGGAGAACTGCTGCTGCATTTTCATAACAGCAACAAAACGACGGCAGCAATTTGCCATGGTTCTGCTGCATTAGCGGCTGCACCGGAAGTAAACGGTAAATGGATTTACTCCGGTTATGACATGACATGCGTGAGCATGGCTGCGGAAAGGCTTACGGAAGATATCCCATTTTGCAATATTGGGGGACACATGCCGGATTATCCGGTGCATATCCTAGAAAAACTTGGCGCAAAGGTTCACACGAAAATGCTCGGACTGAGCAACGTTGTTGAGTGCAACGAATTAATCACAGGACAAGATCCTTACAGCGCCAAGGAACTCGGTGAAAAATTGTTGGCAAAGATTGAACATCAGCTGAAGCACCAGCAAGCGTAG
- the speC gene encoding ornithine decarboxylase — MKIAASSGTEFAFLADYKVMAIDLTDFTNVCAVVVTCADLPEVWAELERLGFDIPIFAAVQYGETVAPQWLPELYGVIELAQEQKYYNGQLINAAAADYINTLDPPFFQALKEYTDYGNAAFDCPGHQGGQFFRKHPSGRRFYLYFGENLFRADSCNADVRLGDLLIHEGPAYQAQAHAAKVFNADKTYFVLGGTSAANKIAIGALVAEGDLVLFDRNNHKSVHQGALTLAGGIPVYMETARNAYGFIGGIAEHCFDEADIRAQIARVAPQRAQDARPFRLAVIQLGTYDGTLYNARQVVDRIGHLCDYILFDSAWVGYEQFIPMMRNCSPLLLELTENDPGILVTQSVHKQQAGFSQTSQIHKKDNHINQQARYCNHKRFNNAFMMHVSTSPFYPLFASLDVNAKMHEGKAGRRMWRECVLGGIEARKMLLQTCKLIRPFVPPEIDGLPWQHHDSEDMADDIRFFQFATSGQIEAQWHDFNGYGTNQYMIDPCKLLLTTPGINLETGGYDEFGIPAAILAHYLRERSVIPEKADLNSILFLLTPAENMAKFQHLVATIARFEEHIEADTPVGEMLPLLARAQPQYQKMPIRQLCLKMHRFYARHRLNQLQQQMFRRADLPPASISAQEAHHAFVRNQVELVALKDIAGRTAAEGALPYPPGVLCIVPGEVWGGAVLQYFLALEEGINELPGFEPEIQGVYLERDEASGRKQAFAYVLKQN, encoded by the coding sequence ATGAAAATTGCCGCCAGCAGTGGTACCGAGTTTGCTTTTTTGGCCGATTACAAAGTGATGGCCATCGACTTAACCGATTTCACCAATGTGTGCGCAGTGGTGGTTACATGTGCCGATTTGCCCGAAGTGTGGGCGGAGCTGGAGCGGTTGGGTTTTGATATTCCGATTTTTGCGGCGGTGCAATACGGTGAAACCGTGGCGCCGCAATGGCTGCCTGAACTGTATGGCGTCATCGAATTGGCGCAGGAGCAAAAATACTACAACGGCCAGCTGATTAACGCCGCCGCTGCCGACTACATCAACACACTGGACCCGCCTTTTTTTCAAGCGCTGAAAGAATACACCGACTACGGCAACGCCGCTTTCGATTGCCCCGGCCATCAAGGCGGGCAGTTTTTCCGCAAGCATCCGTCGGGGCGGCGCTTTTATCTGTATTTTGGCGAAAACCTGTTTCGTGCCGACTCGTGCAATGCCGATGTGCGCTTGGGCGACTTATTGATTCACGAAGGCCCGGCTTATCAAGCGCAGGCGCATGCGGCCAAGGTGTTTAATGCCGACAAAACCTATTTTGTGCTCGGCGGCACCAGCGCGGCGAATAAAATCGCCATCGGTGCCTTGGTGGCTGAGGGCGATTTGGTGCTGTTTGACCGCAACAACCACAAATCGGTGCACCAAGGCGCACTCACTTTGGCCGGCGGCATCCCTGTGTATATGGAAACCGCCCGCAATGCCTACGGCTTTATCGGCGGCATTGCCGAGCATTGTTTTGATGAAGCCGATATCCGCGCCCAAATTGCGCGTGTGGCACCGCAGCGGGCGCAAGACGCACGCCCGTTTCGGCTGGCGGTCATCCAATTGGGCACCTACGACGGCACGCTTTACAATGCCCGCCAAGTGGTCGACCGCATCGGCCATTTGTGCGACTACATTCTGTTTGATTCCGCTTGGGTGGGCTACGAGCAATTTATCCCGATGATGCGCAACTGCTCGCCGCTGCTGCTGGAGCTCACCGAAAACGACCCCGGTATTTTAGTAACCCAATCGGTGCACAAGCAGCAAGCCGGCTTTTCGCAAACCTCGCAAATCCACAAAAAAGACAACCACATCAATCAGCAAGCACGTTATTGCAACCACAAGCGCTTTAACAACGCCTTTATGATGCATGTGTCTACCAGCCCGTTTTACCCGCTGTTTGCCTCGCTCGATGTCAACGCCAAAATGCACGAAGGCAAGGCCGGGCGGCGCATGTGGCGCGAGTGCGTGCTCGGCGGCATCGAAGCGCGCAAAATGCTGCTGCAAACCTGTAAGCTGATCCGCCCGTTTGTGCCGCCCGAAATCGACGGCCTGCCCTGGCAGCACCACGACAGCGAAGATATGGCCGACGACATCCGCTTTTTCCAGTTTGCCACCAGCGGCCAGATTGAGGCGCAATGGCACGATTTTAACGGCTACGGTACCAACCAATATATGATTGACCCGTGCAAACTGCTGCTCACCACGCCCGGCATCAATCTGGAGACCGGCGGCTACGATGAATTCGGCATCCCCGCCGCCATCTTGGCGCACTACCTGCGCGAGCGCTCGGTGATTCCGGAAAAAGCCGACCTGAATTCGATTCTGTTTTTGCTCACCCCGGCCGAAAACATGGCCAAATTCCAGCATCTGGTGGCCACCATTGCCCGCTTTGAAGAGCACATCGAAGCCGATACCCCCGTGGGCGAAATGCTGCCGCTGTTGGCACGGGCGCAGCCACAATACCAAAAAATGCCCATCCGCCAGCTGTGCCTGAAAATGCACCGCTTCTACGCCCGCCACCGCCTCAACCAATTGCAGCAACAAATGTTCCGCCGCGCCGACCTGCCGCCCGCGAGCATCAGCGCTCAAGAAGCGCATCATGCCTTTGTGCGCAATCAGGTGGAATTGGTGGCGCTCAAAGACATCGCCGGGCGCACCGCCGCCGAAGGCGCCTTACCCTACCCGCCGGGCGTGCTGTGCATAGTGCCGGGCGAAGTATGGGGCGGCGCGGTATTACAGTATTTTCTGGCGCTGGAAGAAGGCATTAACGAACTGCCCGGCTTCGAGCCGGAAATCCAAGGTGTGTATCTGGAGCGCGACGAAGCCAGCGGGCGCAAACAGGCGTTTGCTTATGTATTGAAGCAGAATTAA
- a CDS encoding P-II family nitrogen regulator: MKKIEAIIKPFKLDDVREALADAGISGMTVTEVKGFGRQKGHTEIYRGAEYAVDFLPKVKLELVLADDMVDRAVEVIVQTAHSGKIGDGKIFVLPCEEAVRIRTGERGDSAL, from the coding sequence ATGAAAAAAATCGAAGCCATTATCAAACCGTTTAAGCTTGACGATGTGCGCGAGGCCTTGGCCGATGCGGGCATCAGCGGCATGACGGTAACCGAAGTCAAAGGCTTTGGCCGCCAAAAAGGCCACACCGAAATCTACCGCGGCGCCGAATATGCGGTGGATTTTTTGCCCAAAGTGAAGCTGGAGCTGGTGTTGGCCGACGATATGGTCGACCGCGCGGTGGAAGTGATTGTGCAGACGGCGCATTCGGGCAAAATCGGCGACGGTAAAATTTTTGTGCTGCCGTGCGAAGAAGCGGTGCGCATCCGCACCGGAGAGCGTGGCGACAGTGCGTTGTAA